CCCGAGACGCCCTGACCGGGCCGGGCCCGGTCAGGTCACCCCCGCACTGCCCTCTGTTCTCATGACCATGAAGTGAGTGCGATCAGTCTGATTTTCGCCAGATCGCCCTTACTGTACGTTTACGCCGAAATCGAGGGCGATGCCCCGGAGGCCGGATGCGTAGCCCTGGCCCACCGCGCGGAACTTCCACTCGCCCGCGTAGCGGTACAGCTCGCCGAAGATCATCGCCGTCTCGCTGGACGCGTCCTCGGTGAGGTCGTAGCGGGCGATCTCCTGACCGTCCACGGAATTGACGACCCGGATGTAGGCGTTGCGCACCTGGCCGAAGTTCTGCAGGCGCGACTCGGCGTCGTAGATCGACACCGCGAAGACCACCTTGTCCGCCTGGGCCGGGATCAGCTCCAGGTTGACCAGGACCACCTCGTCGTCGCCGGACTCCTCGCCACCGGTGAGGTTGTCACCGGTGTGCTCGACGGAGCCCTCCGGGCTCTTGAGGTTGTTGTAGAACACGAAGTACTCGTCACCGAGCACCCGGCCCCCGCCGCAGATCAGTGCGCTCGCGTCGAGGTCGAACGGTGCGCCCGTGGTCGAGCGGGCGGACCAGCCGAGACCGATCTGCACCTGCGTCAGATTCGGTGCGGCCTTGCTGAGCGAGACGTTCCCGCCCTTGGCGAGCGTGACAACCATGACTTGTTCTTCCTCCCTGCCTTCTCCCGGGGCGCGACATTCCAGGTTTAGTCCACCGCGACCCCGGGCGGCCCCCTTTGGCCGCCTGAACTTCCTGAACTCACATCCTCGCAGCGCCCCGGGCAGCACGAAGCCGGAACGGCCGCGGACCCCGAGGTGTCCACGGCCGCCCCGGCCGGGTGGTGCCGCGTCAGGCGAGGACCGGCCCGTCCGCGGACGGATCGGACCGCGCGACGCCACGGCGGACGGCGCAGCAGCCGCGACGCGTCAGACGTTGACGCCGAAGTCCTGGGCGATGCCGCGCAGGCCGGAGGCGTAGCCCTGGCCGATGGCGCGGAACTTCCACTCGCCGCCGCTGCGGTACAGCTCGCCGAAGACCATCGCGGTCTCGGTCGAGGCGTCCTCGGAGAGGTCGTAGCGGGCCAGCTCGTTGTTGTCGGCCTGGTTGACCACGCGGATGAACGCGTTGCGCACCTGGCCGAAGTTCTGCGACCGGGTCTCGGCGTCGTAGATGGAGACCGGGAAGACGATCTTCTGGACGTCGGCCGGGACGGAGGTCAGGTTGACCTTGATCGCCTCGTCGTCGCCCTCGCCCTCGCCGGTGCGGTTGTCACCGGTGTGCTCGACCGAGCCGTCCGGGCTCCGCAGGTTGTTGAAGAAGACGAAGTTGCCGTCCGTGGCGACCTTGCCCTGGTCGTTGCAGAGCAGCGCGCTGGCGTCCAGGTCGAAGTCCGTACCGGTGGTGGTCCGGACGTCCCAGCCCAGGCCGACGATCACGGCCGCGAGGCCCGGGGCCTCCTTGGTGAGCGAGACATTGCCGCCCTTGCTCAGGCTGACTCCCACGTGTCCTCCAAGAATCGGGAGGCACACGCTGGTACCCCCGGGTGGTGCGGTCCGAGGCGCCGGCCGGCCAGCGGCTCCCGTGCCTCCTCCGATCAACGGCTCGAGCGTAGTGCGGGGTTCCCGTCCGGACACGCATGCGGGCCCGGCGCGGCCGTTCGAGTTCGGCCGGCCGGGCCCGTACGGCCGTGCGCCGGCGTCAGAGCGCGCCGAGGACCTTCAGGTACTCCTGCTCGTCCCGGGCGTCCGGGAGGTCGTTCACGACGTTCCAGCGGACCACGCCCGCCTTGTCGATCACGAAGGTGCCGCGCAGCGCGCAGCCCTTCTCCTCGTTGAAGACGCCGTAGGCGCGGGAGACCTCGCCGTGCGGCCAGAAGTCCGACAGCAGCGGGTAGTCCAGGCCCTCCTGGTCGGCGTAGACGCGCTGGGTGAACGGCGAGTCGTTGGAGACGCCGAGCACCTGGACCTCGTCGTTCTGCAGTCGCGGCAGTTCCTTCTGGATCGCGCAGACCTCGCCGGTGCAGACGCCGGTGAAGGAGAACGGGTAGAAGACCAGGACGACGTTCTTCTCGCCCCGGAAGTCGGAGAGCCGGACCAGCTCGCCGTGCTGGTTCCTGAGCTCGAAGTCCGGAGCCTCGGTACCGACCTCGATGGCCATGGTGGGACCTTTCTGGTGCGACGGCGCCGCGCGGCGGGCGCGGCGAGCCACATCCTTGCATCCGTTCGAGTGGATTCGGCCGGACGGGTGAGGCGCAGGGCCGTTCGGTCGTCCGCTTTCGCCCTGGGCGAACGCCACTGCGGTGGCGGCTCCAACGGGCTGCGGAAACGGCCGGGCCCCGCTGGAGGAAGCTCCAGCGGGGCCCGGCTAGGGCATCAGGGCCGGCTCAGCGCTTGCCGCCCGGCTTGGCCGCGGACTTGGTCGCCAGGCGGGTGGCCGCCCAGTCCTTGGCGATCGCGATCGAGCTGGTCTGGGAGAGGCCGGCGGTGCGGGCCGCGTCCGCGATGTCGGAGGCCTCGATGTGGCCGTCACGGCCGGTCTTGGGCGTCAGCAGCCAGATCAGACCGCCCTCGGCCAGGTATTCCAGGGCGTCGACGAGGGCGTCGGTGAGGTCTCCGTCGTCGTCGCGGTGCCACAGCAGGACGGCGTCGGCGACGTCGTCGTAGTCCTCGTCGACGAGATCCGCCCCGATGATCTCCTCGATGCCTTCGCGGAGATCCTGGTCAGTGTCTTCGTCGTACCCCAGCTCCTGAATGATCTGGCCCTCTTCGAAGCCGAGACGGGCCGCCGGGTTGGACTTGTCCGCGGGGTCCGCGGTCGCGCTCACGGGAATAACCTCCAGTATTCGGCTCGGCGTCCATGCCGAGGCTGTGGCCGTAGTCCACACGGGCGCGGCGGTTCGCGCAAGTACCCGACCCCCGATCCCCTCCAAAGGTTGACGTGTCGCAGCGGGACACGCCGGTCGACGTGTCGGGAATCACATCGATTTGCCCTTCTCTGTGTGAGACAAGGATGCTTCGGGAGGTCCCGGCCGACAGGCCGCACTCATGCCCGAGATGCGAACGGCATTCGGGTCCGCGCGTCGCGCGGGCGTAGAGTCTCCTGTTGGCCCTCATCCCGGGCGCCCGCCATCGGGCGACGGGAAACCAGGTCGGACCACCTCTGTTCGTAACACCCGGGGGTGCGCGGCGCAGGCGACGAAGCCCGTGACCGCACACCGCCAGACCGTCCCGCCCACCAGGCGGAACGGTTACCGATCGGTAGAGATGACGGATCTCCGAGCGCGGTAGCACGATGGAGGCGGCGCGACACACCTCAGTTTCGACCGACAGTGAAGGAACAGCGTGGCTTCCGGATCCGATCGCAACCCGATCATCATTGGCGGCCTTCCGAGTCAGGTCCCGGACTTCGATCCCGAGGAGACCGCGGAATGGCTGGAGTCGCTTGACGCGGCCATCGACGAGCGGGGGCGCGAGCGTGCCCGCTACCTGATGCTCCGCCTGATCGAGCGCGCCCGCGAGAAGCGTGTCGCCGTGCCCGAGATGCGCAGCACGGACTACGTCAACACCATCGCCACCAAGGACGAGCCGTTCTTCCCCGGCAACGAGGAGATCGAGCGCAAGATCCTCAACGCGACCCGGTGGAACGCGGCCGTCATGGTCTCCCGGGCCCAGCGCCCCGGCATCGGCGTGGGCGGCCACATCGCCACCTTCGCCTCCTCCGCGTCGCTGTACGACGTCGGCTTCAACTACTTCTTCCGTGGCAAGGACGCCGAGGGCGAGTCCGGCGACCAGATCTTCTTCCAGGGCCACGCCTCCCCGGGCATCTACGCCCGCGCGTTCCTGCTGGACCGACTCACCGAGCAGCAGCTCGACGCCTTCCGCCAGGAGAAGTCGAAGGCTCCGTACGGCCTCTCCAGCTACCCGCACCCGCGGCTGATGCCGGACTTCTGGGAGTTCCCGACCGTCTCGATGGGCCTCGGCCCGCTCGGCGCGATCTACCAGGCCCGGATGAACCGCTACCTGGAGCACCGCGGCATCAAGGACACCTCCGACTCGCAGGTGTACGCCTTCCTCGGCGACGGCGAGATGGACGAGCCCGAGTCGCTCGGCCAGCTGTCGCTGGCCGCCCGCGAGGGCCTGGACAACCTGACCTTCGTGGTCAACTGCAACCTGCAGCGCCTGGACGGCCCGGTCCGCGGCAACGGCAAGATCATCCAGGAGCTGGAGTCCCAGTTCCGGGGCGCCGGCTGGAACGTGATCAAGCTGGTCTGGGACCGTTCCTGGGACCCGCTGCTCGCCCAGGACCGCGACGGCGTCCTGGTGAACAAGCTGAACACCACGGTGGACGGCCAGTTCCAGACCTACGCCACCGAGACCGGTGCGTACATCCGCGAGCACTTCTTCGGCGGCGACCTGCGCCTGCGCGCCATGGTCGAGAACATGACCGACCAGCAGATCCAGCACCTGGGTCGCGGCGGCCACGACCACAAGAAGATCTACGCGGCGTTCAAGGCGGCCCGCGAGCACAAGGGCCAGCCGACGGTCATCCTCGCCCAGACCGTGAAGGGCTGGACGCTGGGCCCCAACTTCGAGGGCCGCAACGCCACCCACCAGATGAAGAAGCTGACGGTCGAGGACCTGAAGCGCTTCCGCGACCGGCTGCACCTGCCGATCACCGACAAGCAGCTCGAAGAGGGCTACCCGCCCTACTACCACCCGGGCCGCAACTCGGAAGAGATCCAGTACATGCACGACCGCCGCCAGGAGCTCGGCGGCTACGTGCCGACCCGCAAGGTGCGCCCGCGCAAGCTGGAGCTGCCCGGCGACGACGCGTACAAGGCGGTCAAGAAGGGGTCCGGCAACCAGACCATCGCCACCACCATGGCGTTCGTCCGGCTGCTCAAGGACCTCATGCGGGACAAGGGCATCGGCAACCGCTTCGTGCCGATCGCGCCCGACGAGTACCGCACCTTCGGCATGGACTCGCTCTTCCCGTCGGCGAAGATCTACAACCCGCTCGGCCAGACCTACGAGTCGGTCGACCGTGATCTGCTCCTCGCCTACAAGGAGTCGCCGAAGGGCCAGATGCTGCACGACGGCATCTCCGAGGCCGGCTGCACCGCCTCGCTGATCGCCGCCGGCTCGGCCTACGCCACCCACGGCGAGCCGCTGATCCCCGTGTACGTCTTCTACTCGATGTTCGGGTTCCAGCGCACCGGCGACCAGTTCTGGCAGATGGCCGACCAGCTGGCCCGCGGCTTCGTCCTCGGTGCCACCGCCGGTCGCACCACGCTGACCGGTGAGGGCCTGCAGCACGCCGACGGCCACTCGCACCTGCTGGCCTCGACCAACCCCGGCGTCGTCGCGTACGACCCGGCGTACGGCTTCGAGATCGCGCACATCGTCCAGGACGGTCTGCGCCGGATGTACGGCTCCAGCGCCGAGCACCCGAACGGCGAGGACGTGTTCTACTACCTCACCGTCTACAACGAGCCGATCAAGATGCCGGCCGAGCCCGAGAACGTGGACGTCGAGGGCATCCTCAAGGGTCTGCACAAGTACGCCCCGGGCACCGCCGGCCAGATCCCGGCCCAGATCCTCGCCTCCGGCGTGGCCGTGCCGTGGGCCCTGGAGGCCCAGCGCATCCTCGCCGAGGAGTGGAACGTCAAGGCCGACGTCTGGTCCGCGACCTCCTGGAACGAGCTGCGCCGCGACGCGGTGGAGGCCGAGGAGTTCAACCTGCTGCACCCCGAGGAGCAGCAGCGCGTCCCGTACGTCACCCAGAAGCTCCAGGGCGCCGAGGGCCCGGTCGTCGCCGTGTCCGACTGGATGCGCGCGGTGCCGGACCAGATCGCCCGCTGGGTGCCGGGCCAGTACCAGTCGCTGGGTGCCGACGGCTTCGGCTTCGCCGACACCCGCGGCGCGGCCCGTCGCTTCTTCCACATCGACGCGCAGTCGGTCGTCCTGGCGGTGCTCACCGAGCTCTCCAAGCAGGGCAAGATCGACCGCAGCGCCCTGAAGGACGCGATCGACCGCTACCGGCTGCTCGACGTGGCGGCGGCCGACCCGGGCGCCGCCGGCGGCGACGCCTGACAGCCCGCACATGGCGCAGCCCGCGCCTAGCGAACGGCCGGACCTCCTCGGGAGGTCCGGCCGTTCGGCATTGTGCGGCCCGCGCCGTCACTTCACCGTGAAGGTGTTCAGGACGGTGTTGAAGCGCTGCTGGGTGGTCGTCCAGTCCTCCTGCGCCGGCGCGGACATGTAGATCGCGTACTCGGTGCCGTTCGGGGCGATGAAGGCCTGGTCGATCGCGTGCCGGGGGCCACGCTGGTCGGTGAAGGTGAACTCCCACACGGCGCCGTCACGGCCCTGGTAGACGTTCGCCTGGAGCGTGATCCGCTGGTAGTCGCGGGACTGGCCGACGGTCTGCTCCAGTTGCAAAAAGTGCTGCTCTGAGGACTGCGTCGCGCCCGGGGTGACGCCGAAGCGGAGCAGGTGGACGCCGCCGTCGGGCGAGTAGTCGATCTGCCCGCCGTGCTCGGCCCGTGTCCAGCCCTGCGGGACGGCCACCAGGAATCCGGCCGGGTCGTCGACCCAGCGGTAGCCGGCGGGGGCCGGGGGCAGGGCGGGCGCTGGAGTGGCCGGGGCGGGAGTGGCGGGCGCGGGGGTGGCCGGCGCCGTGACCGTGGCCGTGGCCGTGACGGTTGGCGTGGGCGCCGCGGTGGGAGTGGGGGTGGGCGTGGGGGTCGGCGCGGACGGGACCGATGCCGACGGCGAGGCGGCCGGGGCGACGGCCGGGGTCGCGGGCCCGCTGGAGGTGCTGTTGACCACCGCGTAGGTCACACCGCCCACCAGCAGCAGTGCCAGTGCGCTCCCCGCAATCGCCAGCACCCGGCGCCGCCGACGGCCGCGGTCGTCGTCCGGGCCCGGCCGCTCGGCCGGTGCCGGCGGGCCGGGATACCCGCCGGGCGGGCTCGGCGGGCCGGTCGGCATGGGCGCCACGGGCGGGCCGTACCCGGGCACCAGGGGGCCCGCGGCCGGTGGCGGGCCCACCGGTGCGCCCGCGGCCGGCGGAGGCGTGGCCCGGCCGGGTATCGGCGTCGACGGGGTCGCCTGCGTCCGGGTGTAGTCGGGCGCGGGCCCCTCCGGCGGCAGGTGCGGAAGGGTACCGCTCGTTCTGCCGCCGGCCACCTCGCGCAGCATGCGCACGGCCTCGACCGCGTCCGGCCGTGCGGACGGGTCCTTGCGTAACAGCGCCTCCAGGACGGGGGTCAGGACGCCCGCGTTGCGCGGGTCGGGCAGCGGGTCGGCGATGACCGCCTGCAGCGTGCTCATGGTGGTGGTGCGGTGGAACGGCGACTGCCCCTCCAGGGCCGCGTACAGCGTGGCGCCCAGCGACCACAGGTCCGACTCCGGCCCCGCCCGGTGGCCGAGGATCCGCTCGGGGGCGACGTAGTCGGGGGAGCCGACGATGTCGCCGGTCCTGGTCAGGCTGGGCGAGCCGATCATGATCGCGATGCCGAAGTCGGTCAGCACCACCCGGCCGCCGCGTTCCAGCAGCACGTTGGCGGGCTTGACGTCCCGGTGCAGGACGCCGTGCCGGTGCGCCTGGTCCAGCGCGGCCGCCACCTGCTCGCCGACCCGGGCCGCGTCCCGGGGCAGCAGGGTGCCCTCCTCGGCGATGACGTCGGCGAGCGAGCGGCCGTCGATCAGCTCCATGACGATCCACGGCCGGCCGTCCTGCTCCAGCACGTCGTGGACGGTGATCACACCCGGGTGCCTGACCTGGGCGGCCGCCCTGGCCTCCTGGAGCATCCGCGAGTGCAGGGTGGGCAGCTCGCTCTCCGGCACACCGCTGACGGTCAGTTCCTTCACCGCGACCTGGCGCCCGAGCTTGAGGTCCTGGGCCACCCACACCGTGCCCATGCCGCCGCGACCGATCAGCTCGCCGAGCCGGTAGCGTCCGGCGATCACCCGGGGTTCCTCCGCCGGCGGCGGGCCGGGTGCCGTGTCGTCGTGAGAGCCCATGGCGTTCCCGCAATCCTGTGCGACCTCTTCCAGCACACGCTGATGGATGGTCCCGGTCAAACCGAGGGCCGATCGAGGACGTGCGGCGGCCCCGGACTCCGCCGGTGTCCGGGGCCGCCGGTTCAGGGCGGGTTCAGGGCTGGTTCAGAAAGATCAGATGTGGACGGCCGGGCCCGCGTCGGTGGTGCCGCGGCGGGTCAGCAGGCCGAGCAGGGCGGCGCCGAAGGCCACCACGGAGGCGACCGCGAAGGCGAGCGACATGCCGCTGACGAAGGAGTCGTGCACCGCGCCGGCCATCGCGTCCACCACCTGCTGCGGGGTGCCGGGCGGGGCCGGCGGCGCGATGCCGAGCTGGGCGGCCTGCCTGAGGCCCTCGGCCTGCGGGCCCTCGACCGGCGGCAGACCGGCCTCGGCCCAGTTGCCGGGCAGCACGTCGGAGACCTTGGCGGCCATCAGCGCGCCCAGCACGGCGGTACCGAGGCTGCCGCCGACCTGCATCGCGGACTGTTGGAGACCGCCGGCCACCCCGGACAGCTCCAGCGGGGCGTTGCCGACGATGACCTCGGTGGCGCCGACCATGACCGGGCTGATGCCGAGGCCCATCAGAACGAACCAGAGCGACATCACGCCGGTGCCGGAGCCGGTGTCCAGGGTGGACATGCCGAAC
The nucleotide sequence above comes from Streptomyces kaniharaensis. Encoded proteins:
- a CDS encoding peroxiredoxin; amino-acid sequence: MAIEVGTEAPDFELRNQHGELVRLSDFRGEKNVVLVFYPFSFTGVCTGEVCAIQKELPRLQNDEVQVLGVSNDSPFTQRVYADQEGLDYPLLSDFWPHGEVSRAYGVFNEEKGCALRGTFVIDKAGVVRWNVVNDLPDARDEQEYLKVLGAL
- a CDS encoding TerD family protein; translated protein: MVVTLAKGGNVSLSKAAPNLTQVQIGLGWSARSTTGAPFDLDASALICGGGRVLGDEYFVFYNNLKSPEGSVEHTGDNLTGGEESGDDEVVLVNLELIPAQADKVVFAVSIYDAESRLQNFGQVRNAYIRVVNSVDGQEIARYDLTEDASSETAMIFGELYRYAGEWKFRAVGQGYASGLRGIALDFGVNVQ
- a CDS encoding serine/threonine-protein kinase encodes the protein MGSHDDTAPGPPPAEEPRVIAGRYRLGELIGRGGMGTVWVAQDLKLGRQVAVKELTVSGVPESELPTLHSRMLQEARAAAQVRHPGVITVHDVLEQDGRPWIVMELIDGRSLADVIAEEGTLLPRDAARVGEQVAAALDQAHRHGVLHRDVKPANVLLERGGRVVLTDFGIAIMIGSPSLTRTGDIVGSPDYVAPERILGHRAGPESDLWSLGATLYAALEGQSPFHRTTTMSTLQAVIADPLPDPRNAGVLTPVLEALLRKDPSARPDAVEAVRMLREVAGGRTSGTLPHLPPEGPAPDYTRTQATPSTPIPGRATPPPAAGAPVGPPPAAGPLVPGYGPPVAPMPTGPPSPPGGYPGPPAPAERPGPDDDRGRRRRRVLAIAGSALALLLVGGVTYAVVNSTSSGPATPAVAPAASPSASVPSAPTPTPTPTPTAAPTPTVTATATVTAPATPAPATPAPATPAPALPPAPAGYRWVDDPAGFLVAVPQGWTRAEHGGQIDYSPDGGVHLLRFGVTPGATQSSEQHFLQLEQTVGQSRDYQRITLQANVYQGRDGAVWEFTFTDQRGPRHAIDQAFIAPNGTEYAIYMSAPAQEDWTTTQQRFNTVLNTFTVK
- a CDS encoding TerD family protein, producing the protein MGVSLSKGGNVSLTKEAPGLAAVIVGLGWDVRTTTGTDFDLDASALLCNDQGKVATDGNFVFFNNLRSPDGSVEHTGDNRTGEGEGDDEAIKVNLTSVPADVQKIVFPVSIYDAETRSQNFGQVRNAFIRVVNQADNNELARYDLSEDASTETAMVFGELYRSGGEWKFRAIGQGYASGLRGIAQDFGVNV
- a CDS encoding DUF3052 domain-containing protein; amino-acid sequence: MSATADPADKSNPAARLGFEEGQIIQELGYDEDTDQDLREGIEEIIGADLVDEDYDDVADAVLLWHRDDDGDLTDALVDALEYLAEGGLIWLLTPKTGRDGHIEASDIADAARTAGLSQTSSIAIAKDWAATRLATKSAAKPGGKR
- the aceE gene encoding pyruvate dehydrogenase (acetyl-transferring), homodimeric type, which produces MASGSDRNPIIIGGLPSQVPDFDPEETAEWLESLDAAIDERGRERARYLMLRLIERAREKRVAVPEMRSTDYVNTIATKDEPFFPGNEEIERKILNATRWNAAVMVSRAQRPGIGVGGHIATFASSASLYDVGFNYFFRGKDAEGESGDQIFFQGHASPGIYARAFLLDRLTEQQLDAFRQEKSKAPYGLSSYPHPRLMPDFWEFPTVSMGLGPLGAIYQARMNRYLEHRGIKDTSDSQVYAFLGDGEMDEPESLGQLSLAAREGLDNLTFVVNCNLQRLDGPVRGNGKIIQELESQFRGAGWNVIKLVWDRSWDPLLAQDRDGVLVNKLNTTVDGQFQTYATETGAYIREHFFGGDLRLRAMVENMTDQQIQHLGRGGHDHKKIYAAFKAAREHKGQPTVILAQTVKGWTLGPNFEGRNATHQMKKLTVEDLKRFRDRLHLPITDKQLEEGYPPYYHPGRNSEEIQYMHDRRQELGGYVPTRKVRPRKLELPGDDAYKAVKKGSGNQTIATTMAFVRLLKDLMRDKGIGNRFVPIAPDEYRTFGMDSLFPSAKIYNPLGQTYESVDRDLLLAYKESPKGQMLHDGISEAGCTASLIAAGSAYATHGEPLIPVYVFYSMFGFQRTGDQFWQMADQLARGFVLGATAGRTTLTGEGLQHADGHSHLLASTNPGVVAYDPAYGFEIAHIVQDGLRRMYGSSAEHPNGEDVFYYLTVYNEPIKMPAEPENVDVEGILKGLHKYAPGTAGQIPAQILASGVAVPWALEAQRILAEEWNVKADVWSATSWNELRRDAVEAEEFNLLHPEEQQRVPYVTQKLQGAEGPVVAVSDWMRAVPDQIARWVPGQYQSLGADGFGFADTRGAARRFFHIDAQSVVLAVLTELSKQGKIDRSALKDAIDRYRLLDVAAADPGAAGGDA